The following proteins are co-located in the Bacteroidales bacterium genome:
- a CDS encoding methyltransferase, TIGR04325 family: MKFFKTLIKTVFSDYLISKCSGIFYGWHGNYKSWNEAKSKCKGYDEKQILDKVLNNALKVKNGEIPFERDSVPFDKKVYSFPLLASLLWIANQNNNKLNVLDFGGALGTSYFQNLSFIKSLSEHNWCIVEQKHFVNEGIKSFEDENLHFYYSIDECLLKYKINVILLSSVIQYIEKPYELLEEIISKQFDYILFDRSLFIENDIDRLTIQTVPKKIYKASYCCWFLSESRFLSLFKEKYDLVYDFDINERINIKSLYKGYLFKRKC, encoded by the coding sequence ATGAAGTTTTTTAAAACCTTAATTAAAACAGTATTTTCAGATTATCTGATAAGCAAATGCTCTGGAATCTTCTACGGTTGGCATGGAAATTACAAATCCTGGAACGAAGCAAAGTCAAAATGCAAGGGATATGATGAAAAGCAGATCCTTGATAAGGTTCTGAACAATGCTTTGAAAGTAAAAAATGGTGAAATTCCCTTTGAACGGGACTCTGTTCCATTTGACAAGAAAGTATATTCATTTCCTCTTCTTGCTTCATTATTGTGGATTGCCAATCAGAACAATAATAAACTTAATGTCTTGGATTTCGGAGGTGCTCTGGGTACAAGTTATTTCCAAAACCTCTCCTTTATAAAATCTCTATCAGAACATAATTGGTGTATTGTTGAGCAGAAACATTTTGTTAATGAAGGTATTAAGTCATTTGAAGATGAAAATCTTCATTTTTATTATTCGATAGACGAGTGTCTGCTTAAATATAAAATTAATGTGATCTTGCTTTCCAGTGTAATACAGTACATTGAGAAGCCATATGAACTTCTTGAAGAGATTATCTCGAAACAGTTTGATTACATATTATTTGACAGGTCTCTGTTTATAGAAAATGACATTGATAGACTTACCATACAAACAGTGCCAAAGAAGATTTATAAAGCCTCTTACTGCTGCTGGTTTCTCAGTGAATCCAGGTTTCTGAGTTTGTTTAAGGAAAAATACGATTTAGTCTATGACTT
- a CDS encoding aminotransferase class I/II-fold pyridoxal phosphate-dependent enzyme: MNQKIWLSSPHMSGEEMKFINEAFATNWIAPLGPNVDRFEKELAHYLSVKSCAALSSGSAAIHLALIVLGVKHGDEVLCSSFTFAASANPIVYLGATPVFIDSEPETWNMDPVLLEEAIKDRIKIGKKPKAIILVHLYGMPAKIDELVAVASKYNVPIIEDAAEAIGSEYDNRKCGSFGDISILSFNGNKIITTAGGGAIVSNNKEYVDHARFLSTQAADKAVHYQHSQIGYNYRLSNILAGIGLGQLEVLDSRVDSRRKNFHKYVDALSLFEGIKFHKEPSEKFKSNRWLTTIVVDPDYCNGITREDIRLGLEKENIESRPLWKPLHIQPVFLSCPSYINDVSYNLFVSGLCLPSGSNLSDGDFKRIVDCISSILKK; encoded by the coding sequence ATGAATCAAAAAATCTGGCTCTCTTCTCCTCATATGAGTGGTGAAGAAATGAAATTTATCAATGAAGCATTTGCTACTAATTGGATTGCACCATTAGGTCCAAATGTTGATAGATTCGAAAAAGAACTTGCACATTACTTATCTGTTAAAAGCTGCGCAGCACTCTCTTCTGGTTCTGCTGCGATCCACCTTGCTTTGATAGTTTTAGGTGTAAAACATGGTGATGAAGTGCTTTGTTCTTCATTCACCTTTGCCGCCTCAGCCAATCCAATTGTCTATCTTGGAGCAACACCTGTCTTTATCGATAGTGAGCCAGAGACCTGGAATATGGATCCTGTTTTATTGGAAGAAGCCATTAAAGACAGAATTAAGATTGGCAAAAAACCCAAAGCTATAATCCTTGTTCATCTGTATGGAATGCCTGCTAAAATTGATGAACTGGTTGCTGTTGCATCAAAATATAATGTTCCTATTATTGAAGATGCAGCAGAAGCAATAGGAAGCGAATATGATAACAGAAAGTGTGGATCTTTTGGAGATATTAGTATTCTTTCATTTAATGGAAATAAAATAATTACAACAGCCGGAGGCGGAGCTATTGTTTCGAACAATAAAGAATATGTAGATCATGCCAGATTTTTATCAACTCAGGCCGCCGATAAAGCTGTGCATTATCAGCATTCACAGATAGGTTATAATTACAGACTAAGCAATATCCTTGCCGGTATTGGATTAGGGCAGCTTGAAGTATTAGATTCACGAGTAGACAGTCGTAGAAAAAACTTCCATAAATATGTTGATGCTTTATCATTATTTGAAGGGATAAAATTCCATAAAGAACCGTCTGAAAAATTTAAGTCTAACAGGTGGCTTACAACAATTGTCGTTGATCCTGATTATTGTAATGGAATAACCCGTGAGGACATTCGCCTGGGCCTTGAAAAAGAGAATATCGAATCACGACCACTTTGGAAACCGCTCCATATTCAACCTGTATTCTTATCCTGTCCATCATATATAAATGATGTTTCCTATAATCTTTTTGTCAGTGGATTATGTCTGCCATCAGGCAGCAATTTGTCTGATGGTGACTTTAAAAGAATAGTCGATTGCATTTCCTCTATTTTGAAAAAATGA
- a CDS encoding acetyltransferase, whose protein sequence is MYLYGSSGHGKVVIEILENSGISIEGLFDDNPDISSLFGYKCLIFDQYLILNSELIVSIGDNVTGKLVVDKIGSVNFGVAIDVSSSISRRSVIGKGSVIMPGVSVNSGTILGNHVIINTNAAVDHDCFLEDFVHISPGCSISGNVNIGEGSHVGTGASVIQNIRIGKWCIIGAGCVIIRDVPDFSVVVGNPGRIIKKNNCYPNSNIDS, encoded by the coding sequence ATGTATTTGTACGGTTCTTCAGGGCATGGGAAAGTAGTCATTGAAATTTTGGAGAATTCAGGAATTTCTATTGAAGGATTGTTTGACGACAATCCTGATATTTCAAGCCTTTTCGGTTATAAATGTTTGATATTTGACCAATATCTTATATTGAATTCTGAATTGATTGTCTCAATTGGTGATAATGTAACAGGAAAGTTAGTAGTAGATAAAATTGGAAGCGTAAATTTTGGTGTCGCTATTGATGTTAGTAGTTCTATATCAAGAAGATCAGTTATCGGTAAAGGTTCAGTTATAATGCCAGGTGTATCTGTAAATTCAGGTACTATTCTGGGGAATCACGTTATTATTAACACAAATGCTGCTGTGGATCATGATTGTTTCCTTGAAGATTTTGTCCATATCTCGCCAGGATGTTCCATCTCCGGGAATGTTAACATCGGAGAAGGTTCCCATGTTGGAACCGGAGCTTCCGTAATACAGAACATAAGAATAGGAAAATGGTGTATTATCGGTGCTGGATGCGTTATAATCAGAGATGTCCCTGACTTTTCAGTTGTTGTTGGAAATCCGGGAAGAATAATTAAAAAAAATAATTGCTATCCGAATAGTAATATCGATTCTTAA
- a CDS encoding sugar transferase: MYKSILKPLLDYTFALFLLLIFSPFLLIIGILVHFNLGTPVLFIQERPGLYKKIFKLYKFRTMNVRRDHVGNLMEDKERLTKLGIILRKTSLDELPQLINILKGDLSFIGPRPLLVEYLPLYNEEQNRRHVVKPGITGWAQVNGRNAISWEKKFEYDNWYVDNISFQLDLKIFVLTLKKVILSEGISSKGYATIEKFKGNKL, encoded by the coding sequence ATGTATAAATCTATTCTAAAACCACTGCTTGATTATACTTTTGCTTTATTCCTGTTACTGATCTTTTCCCCATTTTTGTTAATTATTGGTATTCTGGTCCATTTTAATTTGGGGACACCGGTATTATTCATTCAAGAGCGGCCCGGTTTGTACAAAAAGATATTTAAATTGTACAAGTTCAGAACAATGAATGTTAGGAGAGATCATGTTGGCAATTTAATGGAAGATAAAGAGAGACTTACAAAATTAGGGATAATTTTAAGGAAGACTAGCTTAGATGAGTTACCTCAGCTTATAAATATATTAAAAGGAGACCTCAGCTTCATCGGTCCCCGTCCGCTTTTGGTGGAATATCTGCCACTATATAATGAAGAGCAAAATAGGAGGCATGTAGTAAAACCAGGAATAACAGGATGGGCGCAGGTAAATGGAAGAAATGCAATATCATGGGAAAAAAAGTTTGAATACGATAACTGGTATGTTGATAATATATCATTCCAGTTAGATTTAAAAATCTTCGTTTTGACTTTAAAGAAAGTTATTCTTTCGGAAGGTATAAGTTCGAAAGGATATGCGACTATCGAAAAGTTTAAGGGAAATAAATTATAG
- a CDS encoding glycosyltransferase family 4 protein, translating to MKILFLMIAYPNVEVNTSMYTDLTQEFYSNGNDVSVAVANGPKETTISIEQNINVLRVKTFELFNTSFIMKGLANLILPFQISMSIEKYYDGVSFDALIVPTPPVTYLQTLKKIRRKYNAKIYLILRDIFPQNAIDLGIIRNPFLKAYFRRQEKKLYAISDYIGCMSQGNISYIKEHNPEIKTGKLHLLPNWKNVSMDTNPDATLKSKYGLDNKFIALYGGNLGRPQQIDFILELAIDITYLDDVVFLIIGEGTEKKRIMHLVHKMNLKNVIIKDSLPRSQYHELVKVCDIGLINLDGRFTIPNIPSRTLAYWEAKIPILAAIDRNTDFNNLLEESGSGLWSITGDLKSYKGNFERLYKNKDLRTSMGENGYSYLRKNCTAEKAFQIINEKLKS from the coding sequence ATGAAAATCCTGTTTCTGATGATTGCCTATCCTAATGTTGAAGTAAATACATCAATGTACACTGATTTAACACAAGAGTTTTATTCCAACGGAAATGATGTTTCTGTTGCAGTTGCAAATGGCCCAAAAGAAACTACTATTAGTATAGAACAGAATATAAATGTTCTAAGAGTAAAGACTTTCGAACTATTTAATACTTCATTTATAATGAAAGGATTGGCTAACCTCATTTTGCCTTTCCAGATTTCTATGTCAATAGAAAAGTATTATGACGGAGTTTCATTTGATGCTTTAATTGTTCCAACTCCACCAGTAACATATTTGCAGACTTTAAAAAAAATTAGAAGAAAGTATAATGCAAAAATATATCTGATATTGAGGGATATATTTCCTCAAAATGCAATTGATTTAGGGATAATAAGGAATCCATTTTTAAAAGCCTATTTTCGTAGACAGGAAAAAAAACTATATGCAATCTCAGATTATATTGGCTGCATGTCCCAGGGCAATATTTCATATATAAAGGAGCATAATCCTGAGATTAAAACTGGTAAACTTCACTTATTACCTAATTGGAAAAATGTAAGTATGGATACAAATCCTGATGCAACTTTGAAAAGCAAATATGGTTTAGATAATAAGTTCATTGCATTATACGGAGGCAATCTTGGCAGACCTCAGCAAATTGACTTTATTCTCGAGCTGGCTATAGATATTACTTATCTCGATGATGTTGTGTTTCTTATAATTGGAGAAGGCACCGAGAAGAAAAGAATAATGCATCTAGTTCACAAGATGAATTTGAAAAATGTAATTATTAAAGATTCATTACCTCGGTCACAATATCACGAATTAGTAAAAGTTTGTGATATTGGACTTATAAACCTTGACGGTAGATTTACAATACCAAACATACCATCACGGACATTAGCTTATTGGGAAGCAAAGATCCCAATTCTGGCTGCGATAGATAGAAATACAGATTTTAATAATTTACTGGAAGAGTCCGGTAGTGGTCTATGGTCGATTACCGGCGATTTGAAATCTTATAAAGGTAATTTTGAACGGTTATATAAGAATAAAGATTTAAGAACATCAATGGGTGAGAATGGTTACTCGTATCTTAGGAAGAACTGTACAGCTGAAAAAGCGTTTCAGATTATAAACGAGAAATTGAAATCCTGA
- a CDS encoding glycosyltransferase family 4 protein, with protein sequence MTYLIRLYALRYKILDIPNDRSSHTAPTPRGGGLAIVITWYTGLSVLYFTGHLYERFYLAFMPGLLLAGISLIDDLINIKPIYRLVIQVVTASISLVMLKGLGIVDLTLFKIAPSFLIDIIVVIGIVWFINLFNFLDGIDGYASIEAILISLVMYIFTGNIVNFILIFSVLGFLIWNWPKAKIFMGDIGSTQLGFILIVLGIYFHNETQLSIIHWIMLTSLFWFDATLTLYRRWRNNEKLTTAHKKHAYQRITQSGFSHRITLLFSILVNLIIIGLVFLSRIYDFLLIPLFILNILVLYAITKLIDRRMPFGKV encoded by the coding sequence ATGACTTATCTGATAAGACTATATGCGCTTAGATATAAGATTTTGGATATCCCAAATGACAGAAGTTCACATACAGCTCCAACTCCCCGTGGAGGAGGGCTGGCAATTGTAATTACATGGTATACAGGCTTGTCTGTATTATACTTTACCGGTCACCTGTATGAAAGATTCTATCTAGCATTTATGCCTGGATTGCTTCTCGCTGGTATAAGCCTTATCGATGATCTTATTAATATCAAGCCTATATATAGATTAGTTATTCAGGTTGTTACTGCATCAATATCACTTGTAATGCTTAAGGGTCTTGGAATAGTTGATCTTACATTATTTAAGATAGCCCCATCTTTTTTAATTGATATCATCGTTGTAATAGGAATTGTCTGGTTTATAAATCTCTTTAATTTTCTTGATGGGATTGATGGTTATGCATCAATCGAGGCAATCCTAATTTCATTGGTGATGTACATATTTACTGGCAACATAGTTAACTTCATACTGATCTTTTCTGTCCTGGGATTCTTAATCTGGAACTGGCCAAAAGCAAAGATTTTTATGGGTGATATTGGAAGTACCCAACTAGGTTTCATTCTAATTGTATTAGGCATATATTTTCACAATGAAACTCAATTATCAATAATTCATTGGATTATGCTGACTTCACTTTTTTGGTTTGATGCAACACTTACATTATACAGGAGATGGAGGAATAATGAAAAACTGACAACAGCTCATAAAAAACATGCATATCAGAGAATTACTCAATCTGGATTTTCACATAGAATAACATTACTGTTTTCAATCTTGGTGAATTTAATAATTATTGGATTAGTTTTTTTATCAAGAATTTATGACTTCCTTCTAATTCCATTGTTTATTCTTAATATTTTGGTTTTATACGCCATCACCAAATTGATAGACAGGCGAATGCCATTTGGAAAAGTATGA
- a CDS encoding NAD-dependent epimerase/dehydratase family protein codes for MEEVSLLERKPEDINFNQFTSIIHLAAIVHQTKKISENVYFEINRDLCLKVAENAKKAGVKQFVFLSTVKVYGDNQGSPKPINEDSPCIPDDSYGKSKLEAELGLRKLEDENFTVSVIRTPLVYGAGVKANMLSIMKLCERLPILPFGKVDNKRSFTFVENLVAYIDCIIEKRVSGLFIAKDKDSISTSELVKLISKYLRKKVILIKVPEIFLKIGNLFFPQILSRLYGSLEFDNSKTLELLDFNPPYSTEEGIERMVDSYIAQKAND; via the coding sequence GTGGAAGAAGTCTCGCTTCTTGAGAGAAAACCCGAGGATATCAATTTCAACCAGTTTACAAGTATTATTCACCTGGCTGCAATTGTTCATCAGACAAAAAAAATATCTGAAAATGTTTATTTTGAAATCAACAGAGATCTTTGTCTTAAAGTTGCTGAAAATGCAAAAAAAGCTGGTGTTAAACAGTTTGTTTTTCTAAGTACTGTAAAGGTTTATGGGGATAATCAGGGAAGTCCTAAGCCAATAAATGAGGATTCTCCATGTATCCCTGATGACTCCTATGGAAAAAGCAAGTTAGAAGCTGAACTCGGATTGAGAAAACTTGAAGATGAGAATTTTACTGTCTCAGTAATCAGAACCCCATTAGTTTATGGTGCCGGAGTGAAAGCCAATATGTTAAGTATTATGAAACTGTGTGAAAGATTACCGATACTGCCATTCGGGAAAGTAGATAATAAAAGGAGTTTTACATTTGTTGAGAATCTTGTAGCCTACATAGATTGCATTATCGAAAAAAGAGTATCAGGGTTATTTATTGCCAAGGACAAGGATTCCATTTCAACATCTGAACTGGTAAAATTAATTTCTAAATATCTCAGGAAAAAGGTCATTCTTATTAAAGTACCTGAAATATTCCTGAAAATTGGCAACTTATTCTTCCCTCAAATATTATCTCGCTTATATGGCTCCCTTGAATTTGATAATAGTAAAACTCTTGAATTACTTGACTTCAATCCTCCATATTCAACGGAAGAAGGAATCGAGAGAATGGTAGATTCGTATATAGCACAAAAAGCTAATGATTGA
- a CDS encoding glycosyltransferase family 4 protein, which translates to MKLLLDNIIFSLQRSGGISVYWYELVKRVVADNLNCTFIDIPNVKSNSNVHRSSLLISKDKLNIENPDFIRLKRYLPIDINIYEPTLVHSSYYRYSKSKLAINVTTVHDFIYEKYSRGLAKQVHHYQKKIAIERSSGIICVSENTKNDLLNTFPKTDQSKIKVIYNGVSELFRPVNVSTPLLGNFCNLNNKKYLLFIGSRASYKNFDVAVKTLVHFSDFEFVIVSGGFLSKKEISFLNHLIPDRYHYFNGLSEEELNLIYNHAFCLIYSSSYEGFGIPIIEAMKAGCPVISTNKSSIPEIAGDAALLVDRISAEDFAEKIIELENQKVRNALINKGLIQTQKYSWDKCYTDVIQFYKEVFSSI; encoded by the coding sequence ATGAAGTTGCTTCTAGATAATATTATTTTTTCCCTTCAACGTTCAGGTGGGATCTCAGTATATTGGTATGAATTAGTTAAGAGAGTTGTTGCTGATAACCTAAATTGTACTTTTATTGACATTCCTAATGTGAAAAGTAATAGCAATGTTCATAGGTCAAGTTTGTTAATTTCTAAAGATAAGTTGAATATTGAGAACCCTGATTTTATTCGTTTGAAAAGATATTTGCCTATAGATATTAATATTTATGAACCTACATTAGTACATTCGAGTTATTATCGCTATTCAAAATCGAAATTAGCAATAAATGTTACTACTGTGCATGATTTTATCTATGAAAAATATTCTAGAGGATTGGCGAAACAAGTTCATCATTATCAGAAAAAAATCGCAATTGAGAGGTCTTCAGGGATAATTTGTGTGTCAGAGAATACCAAAAATGATTTATTAAATACTTTTCCTAAAACAGATCAAAGTAAAATTAAAGTCATATATAATGGCGTTAGCGAGTTATTCCGTCCAGTTAATGTGTCTACACCATTGTTGGGAAACTTTTGCAACTTGAACAATAAAAAATATTTACTTTTTATTGGTAGTAGAGCCAGTTATAAAAACTTTGATGTTGCGGTGAAGACATTGGTACACTTTTCTGATTTTGAATTTGTAATAGTTAGTGGCGGATTTTTATCAAAAAAAGAGATCTCATTTCTAAATCATTTAATTCCAGATAGATATCACTATTTTAATGGTCTTTCTGAGGAGGAACTAAATCTTATATATAATCATGCATTTTGTTTAATTTATTCTTCTTCTTATGAGGGGTTTGGGATACCGATTATAGAAGCAATGAAAGCAGGATGTCCAGTGATTTCTACAAACAAATCATCAATTCCAGAAATAGCAGGTGATGCTGCTCTTCTTGTAGATAGAATAAGTGCAGAAGATTTTGCTGAAAAAATTATAGAATTAGAAAATCAAAAAGTACGGAATGCATTAATAAATAAAGGATTAATACAAACCCAAAAATATTCTTGGGACAAATGTTACACTGATGTTATACAATTCTATAAAGAAGTATTTTCTTCAATCTAA
- a CDS encoding O-antigen ligase family protein — MEYTNKDGRPGYIFWLTATNTYFNWGEFSMIRYSGVFDEPGAMSFYAIYAILMNRLLKLNPRTELIIIITQIFTLSFAFYIFLILYFFMFISNEKARSAIVLIIILATFFIIINLLKNTKLYFLYLMTIDRFFNFSESTGLSGNNRIELYKTAFSTFLKFPLFGSGEAYLIGKPFHGANILYSLAVHGIIGFILIFIFPFLILFKAIRLLGKKIMLNITVLKCFIILMIMYLQRPEVFGLFQTTILLLFIYSVDLYMNSKTSDLN; from the coding sequence ATGGAATATACTAATAAAGATGGAAGACCTGGGTATATTTTTTGGTTAACAGCCACTAATACATATTTTAATTGGGGTGAATTTTCAATGATAAGATATTCAGGAGTTTTTGACGAACCTGGAGCTATGAGCTTTTATGCTATTTATGCAATACTAATGAACAGGCTGTTAAAGCTTAATCCTCGAACTGAATTAATAATAATTATAACTCAAATTTTCACTTTGTCGTTTGCTTTTTATATTTTTTTAATACTATATTTTTTTATGTTTATAAGTAATGAAAAAGCAAGATCGGCAATAGTCTTAATTATCATATTAGCTACTTTTTTTATAATAATTAATCTTCTTAAAAATACTAAACTTTACTTCTTATACCTAATGACGATTGATCGTTTTTTCAATTTTAGTGAAAGTACTGGCTTATCTGGAAACAATAGAATAGAGCTATATAAAACGGCATTCAGTACTTTTCTGAAGTTTCCGCTTTTTGGAAGTGGAGAAGCATATTTAATTGGAAAACCATTTCATGGAGCAAATATTTTATATAGTTTAGCTGTTCATGGAATAATTGGCTTTATATTAATATTCATTTTCCCATTCTTGATTCTTTTTAAGGCTATTAGATTATTAGGTAAAAAAATAATGCTGAATATTACAGTCCTAAAATGTTTTATTATTTTAATGATAATGTACCTTCAACGACCTGAGGTTTTTGGTCTTTTCCAAACCACAATTCTTCTTTTATTTATTTATTCTGTGGATTTATATATGAATTCAAAAACTTCAGATTTGAATTAA
- a CDS encoding glycosyltransferase — protein sequence MDIYESLPETLPLVSIVTVVRNGVKTLQRTISSIANQTYKNIEFIIIDGNSSDGTVDIIKRNEHLIDHWISEPDAGIYDAMNKGIKIAKGDWINFMNSDDEFLSPNTLSNIFHSTISPTISIVYGDLIAYDQANLLELKVKAKKIKDIWKRMCFSHQACFVKGNVMRANNFNLNFTLAADYYLMLSLFKSGHEFLYIPEPFAKTSILGKSYSNPITIIETRIISLSFDDSVKNRIYQSGYTLFTILKGKIMKVFGIKLTSSFRKIKWIISR from the coding sequence ATGGATATATATGAAAGCTTACCGGAAACATTACCACTTGTTAGTATTGTTACTGTCGTGCGTAATGGAGTAAAAACTTTACAAAGAACTATTTCAAGTATTGCTAATCAAACCTATAAGAACATTGAATTTATTATAATAGATGGGAATAGTTCTGATGGTACTGTAGATATTATCAAAAGAAATGAGCATCTGATAGATCATTGGATAAGTGAACCCGATGCTGGTATATATGATGCAATGAATAAAGGGATCAAAATTGCTAAAGGTGATTGGATAAATTTCATGAATAGTGATGATGAATTTTTGTCGCCAAATACCTTATCCAATATTTTCCACTCCACAATTTCTCCAACCATAAGTATTGTTTATGGGGATTTAATTGCCTATGATCAAGCCAATCTACTTGAATTAAAAGTTAAAGCAAAAAAAATTAAAGATATTTGGAAACGAATGTGTTTTTCACATCAAGCATGCTTTGTAAAAGGTAATGTAATGAGAGCAAACAATTTTAATCTTAATTTTACACTCGCAGCTGACTATTACCTGATGTTGAGCTTATTCAAATCAGGTCATGAGTTCTTATATATTCCAGAACCATTTGCTAAAACATCAATTTTGGGCAAGTCATATTCAAATCCAATTACGATTATTGAAACCAGAATTATAAGCTTGTCCTTTGATGATAGCGTAAAAAACAGAATCTATCAATCAGGTTATACTTTGTTTACAATCCTTAAAGGAAAAATAATGAAGGTCTTTGGGATCAAGTTAACATCGTCTTTTAGGAAAATAAAATGGATCATATCAAGATGA